DNA sequence from the bacterium BMS3Abin08 genome:
GTTGTCGTTTTTTCCGTCATTCCGGCATGTCCGGAATCGTTGCTTGAGAAGGATTCCCGTCCCGAATGCGTTCGGGATTGCGGGAATGACAAATACATGTAGTTGTCGTTTTTTCCGTCATTCCGGCATGTCCGGAATCGTTGCTTGAGAAGGATTCCCGTCCCGAATGCGTTCGGGATTGCGGGAATGACAAATACATGTAGTTGTCGTTTTTTCCGTCATTCCGGCTTGTCCGGAATCGTTCCTTGAGAAGGATTCCCGACTCCCGAATGCGTTCGGGATTGCAGGAATGACTAATGACTGTAGTTTATACACAGACTCTAAATAAGTTCAGAGCCTGTCCCGTACTTGATACCGGAATGACGGTTATGATACAGCCTCTCCACGGGAATGACGGAATAAATGAGTTTATGGACAGATGATAAGTGATGAAGCTTTAATCAGGGAACTGAAGAACTGTATCCTCTGCGGAAGCTGCAAGGCGGAATGTCCTACGTATTTCCTTGAGCATTCTGAATCCCGCAGCCCGCGTGGCAGGCTCAGCATACTCCACCATGTATTGAAGGGGGACCTTGAGCCCTCACAGGATACGGTTGACAGAATTTATTCGTGTCTCCTCTGCGGAGCCTGCAAAGGAACTTGTTCAGCGGGAGTTGATATCGTCCGGGCCCTTGTCCGCGGGAGGGGCCTTCTCAGGGGTGCCGACAGAAGTGGGTGGTTCCTGAGGAGGGCGCTTTCCTTTGTGCTTAGAAGCCCCCGGTTGAGTCTCAGGGGATACAGTATCCTCCGTCCGCTCCTGAAGCCGTTACTTGTCAGGAGTGGTCTCATTGACAGGTCATTCACTGTAGGTGTGCCCCTGCCCGGCAGCGGGGGTTCGGTCTTTGGGCCGGACGACCCCCTCAAAAAAAAAGGCAGGGTTGTGCTCTTCGGTGGATGTAGTGTGAGGTACCTTTTCCCGAATTTGGGAGAGGCGTTTATCAGGGTATGTAACAGGCTCGGGTATGAAGTGGTGCTGCCAAAGGGAGAGGTCTGCTGCGGAGCTCCGCTTCTTGATTCAGGCATGATTGAAATGGCTGCGGGTTTTGCACGCAAGAACAGGGCATTGTTCGATTCCCTCAAGGCGGATGCCCTGGTCTCCCTGTGCCCCACCTGTGTGATTACACTGAAGGACAGGTACCCCGAGCTTGTCGGCGGCGGGATTGAGGTTATGGACTCCGTGAGTTTTCTCGCGGGAGTGATAGCCCCCGATGATTTTTTTAAATTGACGGCGGTTTATCATGACCCCTGCCATTCAAAATACGGGTCAGGGCTCTATGAAGAACCGAGGGCCCTGTTGAAGAGGCTCGGTGTTGAGCTTAAGGAGATCAAGGGAGGCTGCTGTGGTTTTGCAGGCACTGTATCATTGAGGTTCAGGGATATGTCCCTGAGGCTTCTTGAAAGCAGGGTCAGGGAGTTTCAGGGATCGGGCGCCGAAGTAATGGTGACGTCATGTCCGGGATGTATTTATCAACTCTCAAAGGTGATCAAGGGGGACAGGGTATTTCACGTGGTCGAGGTCGTGGATGAGGCAATATCACAAGCATGAAAAAGGACTTTTTGCGGGTTTGTCTGTTATAATAAAAACGGAGAGAAATTATGCCCATATATGAGTATAAATGCCTGGAGTGCGGAGAGGATTTTGAGAAGCTGATTTTCGGATCCCAGGAGGTTTCCTGCCCTAAATGCAATAGCAAGGATATCTCCAAGAAGTTTTCGGTCTTTGGGATGAGCGGGGTTGACAAGCCCTTTGCGGGCTCATCCGGCTGCTCCTCCTGTGGGAGCAGCGGCAGTTCCTGCAGTAGCTGTGGTTAGAAAGAAGCAGGTTCCCTTCCCCTTCCTATAGTCTGTGTATAAAATTACGGTCATATGTCATTCCCGCAAGCGAAGCGAGTCGGGAATCTTTCTCAAAGAACGATTCCGGACAAGCCGGAATGACGGAATAACGACAACTGTTCGACTTTATACACAGACATTTCTTAAGTTCTTATGTCTCCGGATACTTGAAGGGATTTGCCCGTAAGATGTCATTCAGCTTAAGAGGCGATCCTGTCAGGACAAATGCTGAAAGTCCCTTCTCCCTGAACGTCCTGCCACCCTTTTTCCACTTGCCGGACCACTGTACGTAAAGGATTACCTTGTCCTTTTCCATATCGATCCATCTTGGTGTGAAGTCAAGTGTGGCTGAATCAAAGTCCTTTAATTTCCCGATAATGGTAAGAAAGCCGTTCCTGGTGCAGAGTGCTTCGAGTCCCGCCCTGTCCTTGTTTATGTATGCCTTTTTCAACCTCTCTGCAAGGGCGAATGCCTCGTCGGCTATCTTGGCCTCAAGGGAAGGTCTCTTGATCTCCTTTTTGCCGCTGCACGAAGGCAGGGTCATTGCCGTAAGAAGAACGGCTATAAGGCCTAACCTCAGGAGAATAGACCTGCCATGAAATCCTGAGACTCCCGGGAATGCCCTGTCATGCCTCCAGGCATGGTGTTTAATCAGTTGAATCTTTTTCTTCATTATTCCACCTCCCTCAGAGAAAGTATGAAATCCCTGTTTTCTTTATACCATTTAACTGTTCTCTCGATACCTTCTTCAATCTTTACCCCGGGCGACCATTTCAGTATGTTCTTCGCCTTCCCGATGTTTGCCCATGTGGCCTCAACGTCGGCGGGGTGCCTCTCGAGCCACTTGATGTCGGCCTTCATGCCGAGGGCATCTTCAATGAGGTTTATAACATACATCAACCCCACTGAGTTGTCATTCCCGAGGTTGATTATCTCATAACCTTTAACCCCCATGGCAAGCACTGTGCCGGAGGCAATATCGTCGATATATGTAAAGTCCCTCGTCTGCTTGCCGTCACCATAGACCGGGATCGGTTTACCGGTATCAATATTCCTTATAAACTTGAAGATGCTCATGTCAGGCCGTCCGGCAGGTCCGTAGACGGTAAAATACCTCGGTATGGTTACGTTAATGCCATACAGGTAGTGATAACTGTAGGAGAGCGCCTCGGCCCCTTTTTTTGTGGCTCCGTATGGGGCAAGGGGGGTGTCGGTGTTCTGTGTCTCGGAAAAGGGCATCTCGTTAAACCCGTACAGGCTGGAGGTGGATGCAAGGATGAACTGTCCCACATCTGATTCCCTGCAGCATTCAAGGAGGTTCAGTGTCCCCTTAAGGTTCGTATCGAGATATATCCAGGGGTCTTTCACAGAGGCCCTTACACCGGCCCGAGCAGCAAGGTTAATCACGGAATCAAAGCTGTTTTCATTGAATGTCTCTTTAATCAGGGGATAGTCGGCAATATCCCCCCGGACAAAATGAAAACCCTCAAAGGACCCTAAGCGGTCAAGCCTCCATTTCTTGAGCCTTGCGTCATAGTAATCATTAAGATCGTCTATTCCCACGACTGAGTGCCCTTCCTGCAGGAGCACCTCGGCAACCTTATTACCTATAAAGCCCGCTACACCCGTAACAAATATGTTTTTCATGGCATACCTCTTTCATTAAGTTCGGCTATTATAGCAATTATTGTTGTTTCAAATCATTTTCTCTGCAAGGTATAATATAATACCCCGGGGTTCAGAGACGTATTAACACGGGGTGCGGATAAAAAATGCCCGGGGTTGAAAAGAAAATATTGTGTCTGCCGGTTGATATCATATGAGTGTTTCGGTCATTATCCCGACCTTGAACGGGGCCGGCACCATCGGTCCCCTCCTGAGGGGGCTTAAAGATCAGACCCTACCTCCGGATGAGATCATAGTGGTGGATTCAAGCTCCGATGACGATACCGCTGAGACCGTCAGGGGTTTTGGGATCGAGCCGCTGATAATTAAAAGGGAAGACTTCAATCACGGGGATACCCGTAATATGGCCGCAGGGATGGCGAGGGGGGATATGCTTGTGTTTATGACTCAGGATGTCCTGCCCGTTGATGATAGGGTGATAGAGGAACTGATAATGCCTTTAGGAGATGATAGGGTTGCTGCTTCCTTTGGGAGGCATATCCCCCGAAGTGATGCGTCCGCTATTGAAAAGTTTGCCAGGACCTTTAACTACCCTGACAGGGCTGTCACCAAGAGCAGCGAGGATATAGAAGACCTCGGTATAAAGACCTTTTTCTTTTCAAATGTCTGTTCCGCCGTGAAGAAGAGGGCCTTTTTTGAGGTCGGCCGGTTCCCCGGAGTGCTTTTGAATGAGGATATGTTTCTTGCATCCAAGCTTATATTGCGGGGATACAAGGTAGCTTATCAGCCTTCGGCGAAGGTCTACCATTCGCATAACTATAGCCCTCTTCAACAGTTCAAGAGGTATTTTGATCTGGGCAGGGTACTGAAAATGAGCAATATCTTTTCTCTGGTCGAGCCCTCGGGAGAAGGGAAGCGCTATCTTTCAGATGGTATGAAGTATTTACTAAGGAAAGGCAGGCTTGATATTGCCCTGATTTTACTGTTCGACTCGATTTCAAGATACACGGGATTTGTTATTGGTGTCAGGTATAAGATGGTCCCAAGATTTTTGATTAGAAGGCTGAGCATGTACGGTGTTGATTTCCAAATGGATGATTTCGATATTCTGAGATGAGAGAGACATATCCAAAACCCCTGGTGTCGGTAATTGTCCGGACCAAAGACCGTCCTGAATTGCTGAAAAGGGCGCTAAAGAGCATTGCCGGTCAATCATACAGGCCGGTAGAGGTAGTGCTTGTAAATGACGGGGGTTGCGAACTGGATACGGAGGAATTAAGGGGGATACTCGGCGATGTCGTTCTTGAATACTTCCGGCATGAAGACAATCGCGGGAGGCCGGTTGCCGGTAATACTGGGTTGGAACATGCAAGCGGGGAGTATATTGCTTTTCTCGATGATGACGACAGGTATTATGAGAATTTTATTTCCGTTCTTATTGATGTGATGCTTAAGGGGGCGGCGGGTTTGGTTTACGGGAAATGTGACTGCTTTCAATATAAGGGGCAGGGCAGGGAGCGGCTCTTCACCCTTGGGAAGCCCTTTAACATGTACGAGCTGTTTTACAGGAACTTTATCCCGATAAATTCAATTCTTACAAAAAAAGCCCTTTTGAGCGATATAGGGGGCTTTGATCCGGATTTTGAAATCTTTGAAGACTGGGACCTTCTTTTCAGGCTTGCGCTAAAAAACGACTTTCTTTTTGTTGAAGAGGTTGTATCTGAATATTCAATATTAGGCAGTGCAACCATAACGTACAAGGGCGGGCACGAGTATCATAAGCGGTACCGGGATTTGTTTTATAAGAAGCATGCGGATTTTTTTGGTGTCGATGCCCTTGAGCATTGTGTGTTGAGGACAATGGAGGAGAAGAGCGGGAGTTTGCTTGAGGAGAACAAAGAAGTCAAGAGGGAGCTGTCTCTTATAAAGGATTCAAAGGCATGGAAGCTGATCCGGTTTTACAGGAAGATAAAGAAGATGGTTTTGTAAAAAAGTCTGAAAAAGTGTTTTTTGTCATTCCCGTAAGCGAAGCGCATCGGGAATCCTTCTTGAAGAACGATTCCGGACAAGCCGGAATGACGGAAAAAACGGCAACTACATATATTTGTCATTCCCGCAAGTGAAGCGTGTCGGGAATCCTTTTTAAGGAACGATTCCGGACAAGCCGGAATGACAGGACAAGCCGGAATGACGGACTGATCAAGTATTTTCAACTTTTTTAGGAATGAACCTTAAGATATGGAACTCAAAAGAAGGCTATTTAAGTTAAGCAGCTACATCAGGTCCTTCCCCGGGTTTATTATGGAGAAAGATGAGGGGTATCTAAGGCGGTTTACCTCTTCGGAATGGATCGAGTATGAGCTGTGGCTGTTCCGGCACAGGGGTTTTACCCTCCACAGCCTTTCTGAAATGTATAACACATCAAGGACGTTTAAGATAAAACCGAAGATATCGATAATTATGCCGGTTTACAATCCCGCCCCTGATGAGTTTTATATGGCGATTAGATCGGTTTTATGGCAATCCTATCCCTTCTGGGAGTTATGTCTGGTGGACGATGCCTCTGAATCAAGGTCATATTTAAACGCCCTGGGCCGTATACGGGATAAGAGGATAAAGGTCTATTTTAAGGAGAGCAATTCCGGCATTGCCGAAACTTCGCAGTATGCACTGGAGAAAGCGACGGGAGATTATGTGGCGTTGATGGATCAGGATGATGAGTTATATCCGGACGCACTTTATGCCTTTGTCAGGGAGCTGCAGGAAAAGGAGATAGACTATTTCTATAGCGACAGGGACATGCTTTCCCCCAACGACAGGAGATATATGCATCTTTTTAAGCCTGACTGGTCTCCCGAATATCTCCTTTCATTTAATTATGCCTCTCATTTAGAGATTTATGCCAGACATCTGGTTACAGAAGTGGGTGGCTTCGACAGCAGGTATGAAGGTTCCCAGGATTACGATCTCGTATTAAAGGTTGCCGGGAATACGGAAAAAGTGGTGCATTATCCAATGGTGTTGTATAGCTGGAGACAGTCACAAAGAAGCGTTGCCATGGAACCGGGCCGGAAGGGTTACGCCTTTGAATCCGGCGTCAGGGTCGTATATGATCAGCTTAAAAGGAGGAATCTGCCCGTAAGGGAGGTGTTCGAGGATAAAGACCTATGGCGGGGACATTACAGGATAACGTGGGATGAAGAGGAATTGGCGCATGAGAAAATAGCCCTGATTGCAGTCGGGAGAAGTTTTGAGGAGAGAAGCAGGATCTGTAGTTTGGTGAAACAATACCTGAACCGTTTTGATGTGGAGTGCTTTCTCTCTGATTACAGAGTGAGTGATATCAACGATACACTGAGAAGGATCAAGGCCGGCAGGAAGGTTTTTTTTGCTGTCGATGCAATAGATACTATTGTAACTCCCGGCATGGTTGATATGCTCGGATACCTGAGGATAGATGGAGTATCCGTCACGGGTGCGAAGTTCTATGACGGCAACAGGATATTTAATGTTGGAATTTCCGTTTCGGATTCAGGTAAAATTCTGCTTGCATACAGAAACGGGGCATTTGAAGAAAAGGGCTATGGGGCGGTTGCATCCGTTCCCAGGAACGTTTCTTTCGTATATCCCGCTTTCTGGTGTTCTCCCATAGGTGTTCTCAGGCAAAATGGTTATCTTGATGAGGACTGCAGTTACTTTCTGTCCTGCATGAGGTTTTACATCAAGACCGTTAACCTCAATGAGAGGATCGTCTGTGTGCCCTATATGGGTCTGAATGTTGATATGGGTAAGACCGATTATAAGGCCGACCTGGAGGATCTCCGTGAGGAGATATCCGGAACGGGTTTCAGGGATCCATATTACAACCCGAACCTTACAGACATCAACGAGGATTTCGGGATTAAACTATAAGGAGAGATCATGCCAGCCCCGCCGGTGTTAATAATAATTGTTACCTTTAATAAGAAGGATTATGTTGTAAACCTGTTGGAATCTTTAGGCGAACTGGACTATGACAACTGCGATGTCGTGGTTGTGGACAATGCCAGCATTGACGGGACGGCGGATAGTATAAGGGAATCGTTCCCCCATGTGAAGGTGATTGAAAATGCCGAGAATACAGGCGGCTCCGGGGGGTTTAACACCGGATTGAGTTATGCCTTCGGGCAGGACGGATATAAGTACTACTATCTGCTGGATAACGATGTTGTTGTATCAAAAAACTCACTGAGTGAATTAGTAAAGGTCCTTGAGAGTGATGAGGGTATTGCGGTTGCCGGTTCCCAGATGTGCCAGCTCGATAATCCGGAGGTTACTAATGAGGTAGGCGCCTATGTGGACCTGAACTACGGGGGGCTTGTTCTGAACCGTCATCTTACGAGAAAGAGCAACAACAGAAGCGGGATTTATGATGTTGATTATGTGGCTGCCGCTTCTCTGGTTGTGAGGGCTGATGTTGCAAGGAAGGCCGGGCTCTGGGAGGATTTCTTTATTCATTTTGATGATGTGGAATGGTGCCTCAGGATAAAGGGCCTTGGATACAGGATAGCGGCTGTGGCCGACTCCGTTATCTGGCACCTCTCTGCTGCTGAAAAGCCGGTTACGTGGCAACAGTACTATGATGTGAGAAACATGCTCTTTCTGTTGAAGAAGTATGCTTCATTGTCCGATGTGAGGCGATTTCTTGTCAGGAAGTGCCTTCAGGCCGTTGAGATCGAGTTAAGAGGACTTTCGCCGATGGCGGAGATGCTGCTTTATGCTGTTGAGGACTTCAAGAACGATAGGAGAGGCGGAAGGAACTTTGATTTACCCCGCGGCTATAGTGAGGATGATATCAAGTCGACCCATCCCGATAGCGGTGTATTGGTGGTTCAGAGTGAATGGTTTGACGTTCAGGGTTTCCCCTTTGATTCCGGATATGAAAGGACGATAAAGGACCTGATTATCCCCCCCTATCTCGTTGATGCGCTGTGGTACTGGAAGAGGAACGGGAGGATTATTCCACGTATGAACAGGGCAACCCCTAAGAAGTTCTTAATGATGGTTCTCGGGCTTGCCGGATACAGGAAGTATGAAAGGGCATATGTGGATATAAGATATATGCCGTATTTTGCATCCCTGCTCGCCAGGGAACTGGTTGTGAAGATCGATGATACATACTGGCTGCTTGACCGAAGGCCTCTATCGGTATACAGGAGTGTTATGCGAAGGGGGTTAAAGGCCTTTAAGAATATCTGTCTGTCATTTTTTATAAAGTGAGGTAATCCCATGTATGATTTTCTAATTGTTGGAGCTGGTATCAGTGGTGTAACGCTTGCAAGGATTTTTGCAGAGGAAGGGAGAAAGATGCTTTTGATTGACAGGAGGGACCATATCGGGGGTAATTGTTACGACTTTTATAATACCGACGGTATCTTAATCCATAAATACGGTCCTCATATCTTTCATACAAAACATAAAGCGGTATGGGATTTCCTGTCGGGATTTACAGAGTGGAGGTTATACCAGCACAGGGTAAAGGCCTTTATCGACGGCAGGTATGTAACCTTCCCGATAAATCTCAAAACAATCAGGGAACTCTATAACAAGGATTTATCCCCATCTGAAATGAGAGATTTTCTTGACTCCAGGAGAGTGCCGGTTAAGAATCCGTCTAATGCAAGGGAAGCGGTCATTTCACAGGTGGGTGAGGAGTTGTTCGGAAAGTTTTTTGAAAAATACACTGAAAAACAGTGGGGGATGCCGGCGGACAGGCTTTCTCCTCTCGTTACACAACGGATACCCGTCAGGTTCTCCTCGGATGACAGGTATTTTGACGATCCATACCAGGGTGTCCCCCTGAATGGATATACCGGCATGTTCAGAAATATGCTGAATCATAAAAATATTCATGTTATGCTGCAGGCGGATTTCAGGGATTTGCCTTCAGGTATAAAGTTCGGGGGTCTTGTTTATACCGGTCCGGTGGATGAGTATTTTGGTTTTCAGTACGGAAAGTTACAGTACCGGTCCATTGATTTCGATTTCAGGACGTACGATGTGGAATCGTATCAGGATGTTGCAGTTGTCAATTATCCGAACGATTATGATTTTACGAGGATTACGGAATACAAGAAACTGACCGGACAGAAAGCCGGCAGGACCGTTGTCTCTTTTGAGTATCCCACGTCGGATGGCGACCCGTGCTATCCCGTACCACTTGAGGAGAACCATGAAATGCGTGACAGGTACATAAACCGATGTAAGAGGCTAAAAAGTATCTTCTTCGCCGGGAGGCTGGGGACCTACAGGTATCTTAATATGGATATTGCCTGTCTGGAAGCCATGTCTCTGGCTAAAAAACTGATAGGATAAGGATGAGCTTTGTTATGGAGCCCCCCGTATTAAGTATAGTATTCCTTAACTACAACAGGCTGAGCCAGACAACGGTAACCCTGAATAAACTGCTGACATGCAGGGAGCATAAGACCGGCATTGAGATTGTTGCCGTTGACAATGGCTCTGATGACGGTACCCGGGAGTTTCTCACCCGGTATAAAGATGAGATTAAAACGGTATTTCTCGATAAAAATATCGGAATAGCGGCATACAACAGGGGTTTTCGTATAGCGGCGGGGGAGATCCTGATTGTCCTCGATGACGATTCCCACATAGAGGCCGGCACTATAGACAGGGTGATGGATATCTTCGGCAGCAGTCCCGATGTCGGTGTTGTGGCCTTTAAAATCACGGACCGGGAAGGAAAGAGGTTCAATACATGGCATCTGCCCTCCTCGGACCGGTTCCAGGAGTCCTTTGCCTTTGTTGGATGCGGTTTTGCAATCAGGAAAACAGTCTTTGAGAA
Encoded proteins:
- the glfT2 gene encoding galactofuranosyl transferase GlfT2, which gives rise to MPAPPVLIIIVTFNKKDYVVNLLESLGELDYDNCDVVVVDNASIDGTADSIRESFPHVKVIENAENTGGSGGFNTGLSYAFGQDGYKYYYLLDNDVVVSKNSLSELVKVLESDEGIAVAGSQMCQLDNPEVTNEVGAYVDLNYGGLVLNRHLTRKSNNRSGIYDVDYVAAASLVVRADVARKAGLWEDFFIHFDDVEWCLRIKGLGYRIAAVADSVIWHLSAAEKPVTWQQYYDVRNMLFLLKKYASLSDVRRFLVRKCLQAVEIELRGLSPMAEMLLYAVEDFKNDRRGGRNFDLPRGYSEDDIKSTHPDSGVLVVQSEWFDVQGFPFDSGYERTIKDLIIPPYLVDALWYWKRNGRIIPRMNRATPKKFLMMVLGLAGYRKYERAYVDIRYMPYFASLLARELVVKIDDTYWLLDRRPLSVYRSVMRRGLKAFKNICLSFFIK
- a CDS encoding N-glycosyltransferase yields the protein MSFVMEPPVLSIVFLNYNRLSQTTVTLNKLLTCREHKTGIEIVAVDNGSDDGTREFLTRYKDEIKTVFLDKNIGIAAYNRGFRIAAGEILIVLDDDSHIEAGTIDRVMDIFGSSPDVGVVAFKITDREGKRFNTWHLPSSDRFQESFAFVGCGFAIRKTVFENAGYYPEDFFLYHNEIYVAVKVKLDGFRVVYDPGCVAVHRTEGQPRNPERRIYYTLRNSLLLIWMYYPVWSALYLTLSRVIISSALAVFNGKMGILFKGIADFVSSPPARNVLPRDKRCLLKPFFCHNSIIHRLLISE
- the lutA gene encoding lactate utilization protein A: MISDEALIRELKNCILCGSCKAECPTYFLEHSESRSPRGRLSILHHVLKGDLEPSQDTVDRIYSCLLCGACKGTCSAGVDIVRALVRGRGLLRGADRSGWFLRRALSFVLRSPRLSLRGYSILRPLLKPLLVRSGLIDRSFTVGVPLPGSGGSVFGPDDPLKKKGRVVLFGGCSVRYLFPNLGEAFIRVCNRLGYEVVLPKGEVCCGAPLLDSGMIEMAAGFARKNRALFDSLKADALVSLCPTCVITLKDRYPELVGGGIEVMDSVSFLAGVIAPDDFFKLTAVYHDPCHSKYGSGLYEEPRALLKRLGVELKEIKGGCCGFAGTVSLRFRDMSLRLLESRVREFQGSGAEVMVTSCPGCIYQLSKVIKGDRVFHVVEVVDEAISQA
- the pglI gene encoding GalNAc(5)-diNAcBac-PP-undecaprenol beta-1,3-glucosyltransferase yields the protein MRETYPKPLVSVIVRTKDRPELLKRALKSIAGQSYRPVEVVLVNDGGCELDTEELRGILGDVVLEYFRHEDNRGRPVAGNTGLEHASGEYIAFLDDDDRYYENFISVLIDVMLKGAAGLVYGKCDCFQYKGQGRERLFTLGKPFNMYELFYRNFIPINSILTKKALLSDIGGFDPDFEIFEDWDLLFRLALKNDFLFVEEVVSEYSILGSATITYKGGHEYHKRYRDLFYKKHADFFGVDALEHCVLRTMEEKSGSLLEENKEVKRELSLIKDSKAWKLIRFYRKIKKMVL
- the galE gene encoding UDP-glucose 4-epimerase; its protein translation is MKNIFVTGVAGFIGNKVAEVLLQEGHSVVGIDDLNDYYDARLKKWRLDRLGSFEGFHFVRGDIADYPLIKETFNENSFDSVINLAARAGVRASVKDPWIYLDTNLKGTLNLLECCRESDVGQFILASTSSLYGFNEMPFSETQNTDTPLAPYGATKKGAEALSYSYHYLYGINVTIPRYFTVYGPAGRPDMSIFKFIRNIDTGKPIPVYGDGKQTRDFTYIDDIASGTVLAMGVKGYEIINLGNDNSVGLMYVINLIEDALGMKADIKWLERHPADVEATWANIGKAKNILKWSPGVKIEEGIERTVKWYKENRDFILSLREVE
- a CDS encoding N-glycosyltransferase; amino-acid sequence: MSVSVIIPTLNGAGTIGPLLRGLKDQTLPPDEIIVVDSSSDDDTAETVRGFGIEPLIIKREDFNHGDTRNMAAGMARGDMLVFMTQDVLPVDDRVIEELIMPLGDDRVAASFGRHIPRSDASAIEKFARTFNYPDRAVTKSSEDIEDLGIKTFFFSNVCSAVKKRAFFEVGRFPGVLLNEDMFLASKLILRGYKVAYQPSAKVYHSHNYSPLQQFKRYFDLGRVLKMSNIFSLVEPSGEGKRYLSDGMKYLLRKGRLDIALILLFDSISRYTGFVIGVRYKMVPRFLIRRLSMYGVDFQMDDFDILR
- a CDS encoding DNA-directed RNA polymerase subunit P, translating into MPIYEYKCLECGEDFEKLIFGSQEVSCPKCNSKDISKKFSVFGMSGVDKPFAGSSGCSSCGSSGSSCSSCG
- the rfbD gene encoding UDP-galactopyranose mutase precursor, translating into MYDFLIVGAGISGVTLARIFAEEGRKMLLIDRRDHIGGNCYDFYNTDGILIHKYGPHIFHTKHKAVWDFLSGFTEWRLYQHRVKAFIDGRYVTFPINLKTIRELYNKDLSPSEMRDFLDSRRVPVKNPSNAREAVISQVGEELFGKFFEKYTEKQWGMPADRLSPLVTQRIPVRFSSDDRYFDDPYQGVPLNGYTGMFRNMLNHKNIHVMLQADFRDLPSGIKFGGLVYTGPVDEYFGFQYGKLQYRSIDFDFRTYDVESYQDVAVVNYPNDYDFTRITEYKKLTGQKAGRTVVSFEYPTSDGDPCYPVPLEENHEMRDRYINRCKRLKSIFFAGRLGTYRYLNMDIACLEAMSLAKKLIG
- the hyaD gene encoding hyaluronan synthase, encoding MELKRRLFKLSSYIRSFPGFIMEKDEGYLRRFTSSEWIEYELWLFRHRGFTLHSLSEMYNTSRTFKIKPKISIIMPVYNPAPDEFYMAIRSVLWQSYPFWELCLVDDASESRSYLNALGRIRDKRIKVYFKESNSGIAETSQYALEKATGDYVALMDQDDELYPDALYAFVRELQEKEIDYFYSDRDMLSPNDRRYMHLFKPDWSPEYLLSFNYASHLEIYARHLVTEVGGFDSRYEGSQDYDLVLKVAGNTEKVVHYPMVLYSWRQSQRSVAMEPGRKGYAFESGVRVVYDQLKRRNLPVREVFEDKDLWRGHYRITWDEEELAHEKIALIAVGRSFEERSRICSLVKQYLNRFDVECFLSDYRVSDINDTLRRIKAGRKVFFAVDAIDTIVTPGMVDMLGYLRIDGVSVTGAKFYDGNRIFNVGISVSDSGKILLAYRNGAFEEKGYGAVASVPRNVSFVYPAFWCSPIGVLRQNGYLDEDCSYFLSCMRFYIKTVNLNERIVCVPYMGLNVDMGKTDYKADLEDLREEISGTGFRDPYYNPNLTDINEDFGIKL